A single Leptospira kirschneri serovar Cynopteri str. 3522 CT DNA region contains:
- the sppA gene encoding signal peptide peptidase SppA: MKHSILIWTQIFFLNLFFSNCYIPINTNLSGLLPSKTAELREKLISGQNEDKILIIPIDGVISDEGEKNFFGGQEDSILVEVKKQLELAELDPEIKAIILKINSPGGSVTASDIIYREILQFKAKKKIPVVSLFMDTAASGAYYISMATDLLIAHPTSVTGSIGVILSGINVKEGLDKLGVKDQSIRSGGNKTIGSPLEELSPEQRKLLQSIVDDLFEKFFDIVKKGRPGKNPSELRKIADGRIFTASQALQHGLIDKIGYFDNAVQETMALSNYKKTSGNTNPRIIYYSRNTEQRTNFYQIQSTELKPDSTISKILGTNRQVRFLYLWSY, encoded by the coding sequence TTGAAGCACTCGATTCTAATTTGGACACAAATTTTTTTTCTAAACCTTTTTTTTTCTAATTGTTATATCCCAATCAACACGAACTTAAGTGGACTACTTCCCTCCAAAACAGCGGAACTAAGGGAGAAACTGATTTCCGGTCAAAACGAAGATAAAATTTTAATCATACCTATAGATGGAGTGATTAGTGACGAAGGTGAAAAAAACTTTTTCGGAGGCCAAGAAGATTCTATCTTAGTCGAAGTCAAAAAACAACTGGAACTCGCAGAACTAGATCCGGAAATCAAAGCAATCATTTTGAAAATCAATTCTCCGGGAGGTTCCGTTACCGCAAGCGACATCATTTACAGAGAAATTCTTCAGTTTAAAGCCAAAAAGAAAATTCCTGTAGTTTCTCTTTTTATGGATACCGCGGCCAGCGGAGCCTATTACATTTCTATGGCTACCGATCTTTTAATTGCTCACCCTACTTCCGTGACCGGTTCTATCGGCGTAATTCTTTCTGGAATCAACGTCAAAGAAGGTTTAGATAAACTAGGTGTTAAAGACCAGTCGATTCGTTCCGGCGGAAATAAAACGATTGGTTCTCCATTGGAAGAACTTTCCCCGGAACAAAGAAAATTACTTCAATCCATAGTAGACGATCTTTTTGAAAAATTCTTCGATATTGTCAAAAAAGGAAGACCCGGAAAAAATCCGTCGGAACTTCGTAAAATTGCAGACGGAAGAATTTTCACAGCATCCCAAGCACTTCAACACGGCTTAATCGACAAAATAGGTTACTTTGATAACGCGGTGCAAGAGACGATGGCACTTTCAAATTACAAAAAAACTTCCGGAAATACAAATCCTAGAATCATTTATTATTCTCGTAACACCGAGCAAAGAACAAACTTTTACCAAATACAATCCACTGAACTTAAACCGGATTCCACTATTTCTAAAATTTTAGGAACGAATAGACAAGTTCGTTTTTTATATCTTTGGTCTTACTAG
- the glpK gene encoding glycerol kinase GlpK yields MSDYIIGIDAGTTGIRIFCFNKSGNIISSAYSEFKQHYPKPGWVEHDAEEIWAKTEKLILKAIRNGKLSPSKAVAIGITNQRETTVLFDRDTGKPVYNAIVWQCRRTSETCMDLKSKGLESLFRKKTGLVLDAYFSGTKIQWILENVKGVKARAEKGKVLFGTIDTYLLYRLTDGKSHKTDHTNASRTLIYNIEKKEWDKELTQILGIPDSILPETHNSSSLFGRTEKVKGLPDGIPISSLVGDQQGALFGQLCTEPGEAKNTYGTGCFLLFNTGNNFQISKNNLLTTLGCGPEGKTVYCLEGSVFIGGAVVQFLRDNLKFFKESKISEKYASSIKKEDDVVFIPAFAGLGAPYWDMNARGAILGLTRGTTAEQITRAALKSIALQSYELVEAMENDTGSKLKVLKVDGGATGNSWLMQYQSDILGKRVVRPSNVDTTVLGAAFLAGLERGFFPSVADLKKKLKTSKEFSPQMKQSQREKEIQIWKDSVQRIRTNQ; encoded by the coding sequence ATGAGTGATTATATCATCGGTATAGACGCCGGAACTACCGGGATTCGAATTTTTTGTTTTAATAAATCAGGAAACATAATTTCCAGCGCTTATTCCGAATTTAAACAACATTATCCAAAACCTGGTTGGGTGGAACACGATGCGGAAGAGATATGGGCCAAAACCGAAAAGCTTATCTTAAAAGCGATTCGAAATGGAAAGTTAAGTCCTTCTAAAGCGGTCGCGATCGGAATTACAAATCAAAGAGAAACCACAGTATTGTTTGATAGAGATACCGGAAAACCTGTTTACAACGCGATTGTATGGCAATGTAGAAGAACTTCCGAAACCTGTATGGATCTTAAATCCAAAGGATTAGAATCTCTTTTTCGTAAAAAAACAGGATTGGTTTTAGATGCATACTTTAGCGGAACCAAAATTCAATGGATTTTGGAAAATGTAAAAGGTGTAAAAGCAAGAGCGGAAAAAGGAAAGGTACTTTTTGGAACCATAGATACGTATTTACTCTATCGATTGACCGACGGAAAATCGCATAAGACCGATCATACGAATGCAAGTAGAACTTTGATCTACAATATCGAAAAGAAAGAATGGGATAAAGAATTAACTCAAATATTAGGAATTCCTGATTCTATTCTACCAGAAACGCATAACTCTAGTTCATTGTTCGGAAGAACGGAAAAGGTAAAAGGACTTCCGGATGGAATTCCAATTTCCTCTCTTGTAGGAGATCAACAAGGAGCTTTATTCGGTCAACTCTGTACCGAACCTGGGGAAGCTAAGAACACGTATGGAACCGGATGTTTTCTTCTTTTTAATACCGGAAATAATTTTCAGATTTCTAAGAACAATTTACTTACTACCCTGGGATGTGGACCGGAGGGAAAAACTGTTTATTGTTTGGAAGGATCGGTTTTTATAGGAGGTGCTGTAGTTCAATTTTTAAGAGATAATTTGAAATTTTTCAAAGAATCTAAGATTTCTGAAAAGTATGCGTCTTCCATAAAAAAAGAAGACGACGTGGTTTTTATTCCTGCCTTTGCAGGGTTAGGCGCTCCTTATTGGGATATGAACGCGAGAGGTGCAATTTTAGGTCTGACAAGAGGCACTACTGCGGAACAGATCACAAGAGCTGCGCTCAAATCGATCGCTCTCCAATCTTATGAACTCGTAGAGGCAATGGAAAACGATACCGGTTCTAAATTAAAAGTTTTGAAAGTGGACGGAGGTGCAACTGGAAACTCTTGGTTGATGCAGTATCAATCTGATATATTAGGAAAACGTGTAGTTCGTCCTTCTAATGTAGATACAACGGTACTAGGAGCGGCATTTTTGGCTGGATTAGAAAGAGGTTTTTTTCCTTCCGTAGCGGATCTGAAAAAGAAATTGAAAACCAGTAAGGAGTTTTCTCCGCAGATGAAGCAGTCTCAGAGGGAAAAAGAAATCCAAATTTGGAAGGACTCAGTTCAAAGGATTCGAACTAATCAATAA
- a CDS encoding hydroxyacylglutathione hydrolase family protein: protein MESFLDQKGWKLDFILNTHEHSDHTSGNQGLVRRYGCIVYSHPGGIGKIPHATHPIQKGDKILSSAKEYLEILDTPGHTFCHVCILLVENQKPKAIFTGDTLFNAGVGNCLRGGDPAVLAKTILEQFYSLEEEILLYPGHDYLETNLKFTLSLNPSNQEAIDTLKEYSRLPKNIEFITTNLGKERRINTFLQCDYPSSELLKNVSIKISPKRLLDQTPTELFISIRSLRDKW from the coding sequence ATCGAGTCCTTTTTAGATCAAAAAGGTTGGAAGCTTGACTTTATTCTCAATACACACGAACATTCCGATCATACTTCTGGAAATCAAGGACTGGTCCGTAGATATGGCTGTATAGTCTATTCTCATCCGGGAGGAATCGGAAAAATTCCACACGCGACTCATCCTATCCAAAAGGGAGATAAAATTCTATCTTCTGCAAAAGAATATTTAGAAATTTTAGATACTCCAGGTCACACCTTTTGTCACGTTTGTATTCTTCTTGTCGAAAATCAAAAACCGAAAGCAATTTTTACGGGAGATACTCTTTTTAACGCAGGTGTTGGAAATTGTCTTCGAGGAGGAGACCCTGCGGTTCTTGCAAAAACAATTTTAGAACAGTTTTATTCTTTAGAAGAAGAAATCCTTCTGTATCCTGGCCATGACTATTTAGAAACAAATTTAAAGTTCACATTATCTCTGAACCCTTCCAATCAAGAAGCAATTGATACTTTAAAAGAATATTCACGATTGCCTAAAAACATAGAATTTATCACGACCAATCTTGGTAAAGAAAGAAGAATCAATACATTTCTTCAATGTGATTATCCTTCTTCCGAACTTCTAAAAAACGTTTCTATAAAAATTTCTCCGAAACGTCTTTTAGATCAAACTCCTACAGAACTTTTTATTTCGATTCGTTCGTTGAGAGACAAATGGTAA
- a CDS encoding aldose 1-epimerase, which yields MFEIFSDCSRLKFTDHGEQILSWIWKHPLSGRELEIISGYNISEPFFSSGSYLMYPWVNRHTDDRIRLGEEWISLSSIINKDKNGYPIHGLGFAWKRKVLQKTEDSIQFELSPEKELLNSSLGNVIVRETYSLRRIFNEEILTLETDFLNHNSYPFRFCYGYHPYFRIQSDKQPCILRSNLSKQIPLKEDLTPIYPIYARETDRFRLEKIPILDSLFFGKDAWVLLQIPDDSYEVRIRSNLSNKNDIQLSYFQIYTDFSKNRIAIEPMSAPGNAVVNGFSLTTILPEEKKSGSFQIVVKCI from the coding sequence GTGTTTGAGATTTTTAGCGATTGTTCTCGGTTAAAATTTACGGATCACGGTGAACAAATTCTTTCTTGGATTTGGAAACATCCCTTAAGTGGAAGAGAATTGGAAATCATTTCCGGTTATAATATAAGTGAACCTTTTTTTTCTTCCGGTTCTTATTTGATGTATCCGTGGGTCAATCGACATACGGATGATCGAATTCGTCTGGGAGAAGAATGGATTTCATTATCTTCCATCATAAACAAAGATAAAAACGGTTATCCTATCCACGGACTTGGTTTTGCTTGGAAGCGAAAAGTTCTTCAAAAGACGGAAGATTCTATTCAGTTTGAACTTTCTCCGGAAAAAGAATTATTGAATTCTTCTTTGGGAAATGTAATCGTTCGAGAAACGTATTCTCTTAGAAGAATTTTCAACGAAGAAATCCTGACTCTCGAAACCGATTTTTTAAACCATAATTCGTATCCGTTTCGATTTTGTTATGGGTATCATCCCTATTTTAGAATCCAATCGGACAAACAACCTTGTATTCTTCGTTCTAATCTTTCGAAACAGATTCCTTTAAAAGAAGACCTGACACCTATATATCCAATTTATGCAAGAGAAACGGATCGATTTAGATTAGAAAAAATTCCGATTTTAGATTCTTTATTTTTTGGAAAAGACGCTTGGGTTCTTTTACAGATTCCAGATGATTCTTATGAAGTTCGGATTCGATCTAATTTGTCGAATAAAAATGATATACAACTTTCGTATTTTCAGATTTATACGGACTTTTCTAAAAATAGAATTGCGATAGAACCAATGAGCGCTCCAGGAAATGCGGTTGTAAATGGCTTTTCCTTAACTACCATCCTTCCTGAAGAAAAAAAGAGCGGAAGTTTTCAAATTGTTGTGAAATGCATTTAA
- a CDS encoding PP2C family protein-serine/threonine phosphatase, with protein sequence MNLRDYIKSYFQRVGWIPPIINLVCFFAPIAFLQNSSFSEKEKILLYISIIGFIYLINYISFIFFLTKKILPEEEIRSKMRKRYRKGDDRMQSYLFPLPLDDQNYEIYGRTLTYNPIGGDFYNFLTDLQGNYWIGIGDSVGHGYLAGIFSMMIFQNMSLLARHDLSPYEVIEQINEDLLKRTEQNPKINPNLYATFLLIKIDQEGNLEHSGLHPSFVVHQKKTGKNKIIETDGKFISVTMNSTLKNVEGKSKFRLESGDIVFCFTDGLYEQKNNGNLYFGESLFQFLDEISKNNLTKIADALFTEILKHTGGKIQDDMTILMIRKK encoded by the coding sequence ATGAATTTGAGAGATTACATCAAAAGCTACTTCCAAAGAGTGGGCTGGATTCCACCTATTATAAATTTGGTCTGTTTTTTCGCTCCGATTGCATTTCTACAAAACTCTTCGTTTTCGGAAAAAGAAAAAATTCTACTCTATATAAGTATAATCGGTTTTATTTATTTAATAAATTATATTTCTTTTATATTCTTTCTCACAAAAAAAATTCTTCCGGAAGAAGAAATACGTTCAAAAATGAGAAAACGTTATCGTAAGGGCGATGACAGGATGCAGAGTTATCTGTTTCCCTTACCTCTAGATGACCAAAACTACGAAATCTATGGAAGAACTCTCACTTACAATCCAATCGGAGGGGACTTTTATAATTTTTTAACGGATCTTCAAGGAAATTATTGGATCGGTATAGGAGACTCCGTGGGACACGGTTATCTCGCTGGGATTTTCAGTATGATGATTTTTCAAAATATGTCCTTACTCGCTAGACACGATTTAAGTCCTTACGAAGTTATAGAACAAATCAACGAGGATCTTCTAAAAAGAACGGAACAAAATCCTAAGATTAATCCAAATCTATATGCAACTTTTCTTTTGATCAAGATAGATCAGGAAGGAAACTTGGAACATTCGGGTCTTCATCCTAGTTTTGTGGTCCATCAAAAAAAGACGGGAAAAAACAAAATCATAGAAACAGACGGAAAGTTCATATCAGTCACTATGAATTCCACTCTAAAAAACGTTGAGGGCAAAAGTAAGTTTCGATTGGAATCAGGAGATATAGTATTTTGCTTTACAGACGGGCTCTACGAACAAAAAAATAATGGAAATCTGTATTTTGGTGAAAGTTTATTTCAATTTTTAGATGAGATTTCGAAAAACAATCTTACTAAAATTGCTGACGCACTTTTCACCGAAATTCTAAAACATACGGGTGGAAAAATTCAGGACGATATGACGATTCTGATGATTCGCAAAAAATGA
- a CDS encoding MBOAT family O-acyltransferase: MLFNSLPFLFLFLITYLIYWNVDVPTKKKVLLVSSIVFYGYSHITFLIHFLLVIGINYYLSVKLWEKKKKGESTKGLLKWAIILNTINLAFFKYYYFLMDSLSAFTGMELWQRLGTSVEILLPLAISFYTFQLIALQVDIHRGLVPEKIGSLDYFLFILFFPQLIAGPIMRSTDFLPKLNYPEIDIHRMKQGIFLLIFGLFKKSVLADSIAGIISPLYLEPDQYHSASVYIGALGFTCQVYCDFSGYTDMARGCAFLLGYEIPENFKGPFLSTSFREFWGRWHITLSSWLRDYIYIPLGGSRKGEFRSQWNMFLTMCLGGLWHGANIAFVLWGAYLGFVLAIERILEPKQTQNTNIIPSKTIRFLRNTITLNLFLISGLFFRAGSAGKNSVSFLFDLMKGFQNLFSGKILPRWEELLLFILLTIGFNSLQYFSKSMEKIEKRSRVLIPVLSVILLLLLGVFGDGGGEFIYFQF, translated from the coding sequence ATGTTATTTAATTCTCTCCCCTTTCTATTTTTATTTCTGATTACGTATTTGATCTATTGGAACGTAGACGTACCAACAAAAAAAAAGGTCCTACTCGTTTCTTCTATCGTATTTTACGGCTATTCCCACATAACGTTTTTAATTCATTTTCTTCTGGTAATCGGAATCAACTATTATCTTTCCGTTAAACTCTGGGAAAAGAAAAAAAAAGGAGAATCCACAAAAGGTCTTCTGAAATGGGCGATCATACTCAATACGATCAACCTGGCATTTTTCAAATATTATTATTTCCTAATGGATTCCCTAAGTGCATTTACCGGCATGGAACTTTGGCAAAGGTTAGGCACTTCCGTAGAAATTCTTTTACCTCTTGCAATTAGTTTTTATACTTTCCAACTGATTGCGCTTCAAGTTGATATTCATAGAGGTTTGGTTCCGGAAAAAATCGGCTCTCTGGATTACTTTCTATTTATTCTTTTTTTTCCTCAGCTGATCGCAGGACCGATCATGAGATCGACCGACTTTCTACCAAAACTCAACTATCCTGAAATCGATATACACAGAATGAAACAAGGGATTTTTCTATTAATCTTCGGGTTATTTAAAAAGTCTGTTTTAGCGGATTCTATCGCCGGAATCATTTCCCCTCTTTATTTGGAACCTGACCAATATCATTCTGCTTCTGTTTATATCGGAGCGCTCGGTTTTACCTGCCAGGTTTATTGTGATTTTTCAGGTTACACAGATATGGCCAGAGGTTGTGCATTCTTACTTGGATACGAAATCCCTGAAAATTTTAAAGGACCTTTTTTATCTACTTCGTTTCGAGAATTTTGGGGGAGATGGCACATAACGCTTTCCTCCTGGCTCAGAGATTATATCTACATTCCTCTTGGTGGAAGTAGAAAAGGAGAATTTAGGTCTCAGTGGAATATGTTTCTTACGATGTGTTTGGGTGGTCTTTGGCACGGAGCCAATATTGCGTTTGTTCTTTGGGGAGCTTATTTAGGTTTTGTACTTGCCATAGAAAGAATCTTAGAACCAAAACAAACACAAAACACAAATATAATTCCGTCAAAGACGATTCGTTTTTTAAGAAACACAATCACTCTAAACCTATTCTTAATTTCAGGTCTGTTTTTTAGAGCGGGTTCTGCCGGAAAAAATTCAGTTTCTTTTTTATTTGATTTGATGAAAGGTTTTCAAAATCTTTTTTCTGGAAAAATCCTTCCTCGTTGGGAAGAACTTTTACTATTCATACTACTCACCATAGGCTTTAACTCTCTTCAGTATTTTTCTAAATCGATGGAAAAAATAGAAAAACGTTCTAGAGTCTTAATTCCTGTCTTAAGTGTCATTCTACTTTTACTCTTAGGAGTATTTGGAGACGGCGGCGGGGAATTTATTTATTTTCAATTTTAA
- a CDS encoding MBL fold metallo-hydrolase, which translates to MRIKFWGVRGSISSSVRGESIRSKVQKILSLATPADLQSPDAIDSFLDSLSLSYWSTYGGNTTCIEIRDKKDNLVIIDGGTGIRELGNSILHEGFLEGKGKAKWIFTHTHWDHIQGVPFFVPLYSPGNVFEFLSSVDNLEERLKYQHSFTHFPVPYEGFRATKNFKFIPEGKAFPVTESISAISKSVRHPGGSFSYRFEEEGKSLIFASDAEFNLDEMENIQDYLNYFRGADVLVFDTQYTFEESLQKIDWGHSSASMATDIALRANVKKLVMFHHDPSYDDEKLDAVYLRALKYKEMFDPNNRLEIIMAHEGLELEV; encoded by the coding sequence ATGCGCATAAAATTTTGGGGTGTACGCGGTTCGATTTCTTCCTCGGTTCGCGGAGAATCGATTCGCAGTAAGGTGCAAAAAATTCTCAGCCTTGCAACTCCAGCAGACCTACAAAGCCCTGATGCGATCGACTCCTTTTTAGATTCACTTTCTCTTTCTTATTGGAGTACTTATGGGGGAAATACGACTTGTATCGAAATCCGAGATAAGAAAGACAATTTAGTCATCATAGACGGTGGCACCGGTATTAGAGAATTGGGAAATTCTATTTTGCACGAAGGTTTCCTGGAGGGGAAAGGAAAGGCAAAATGGATTTTTACTCATACTCATTGGGATCATATCCAAGGTGTTCCTTTTTTTGTTCCTCTTTATTCTCCCGGAAACGTATTTGAGTTTTTAAGTTCTGTGGATAACTTGGAGGAACGACTTAAGTATCAACATAGTTTTACACATTTTCCGGTTCCTTATGAAGGATTTAGAGCCACTAAAAATTTTAAATTCATTCCGGAGGGAAAGGCATTTCCCGTAACTGAATCTATCTCGGCGATTTCTAAATCGGTTCGTCATCCAGGTGGAAGTTTTTCCTATCGTTTTGAAGAAGAGGGCAAGTCTCTTATATTTGCTTCGGACGCGGAATTTAATCTGGACGAGATGGAAAATATTCAAGATTATCTAAACTATTTTCGGGGAGCAGACGTACTCGTTTTCGATACTCAGTATACGTTCGAAGAATCACTTCAAAAAATCGATTGGGGCCATAGTTCGGCTTCTATGGCTACGGACATAGCCTTACGGGCAAATGTGAAAAAGTTGGTGATGTTCCATCACGATCCTTCCTACGACGACGAAAAGTTAGACGCGGTTTATTTAAGGGCGTTAAAATATAAAGAGATGTTTGATCCCAACAATCGTCTTGAAATTATTATGGCGCACGAAGGTCTAGAGCTAGAAGTATAA
- a CDS encoding DNA repair helicase XPB, protein MSKPLIVQSDRTMLLEVDNPEFEACQSVVSKFAELEKSPEYLHTYRISPLSLWNAASIKMSADEIVECLEKFSRYSVPKNIVNEIREQISRYGKVKLVKEESGELAILSNEKGFLQEIGNHRAVQPFIESTFPDKIYIKKEYRGHIKQALIKIGFPVEDLAGYDEGNKYGFNLRPTSISGKKFGMRDYQRACVEVFHAGGGNEGGSGVVVLPCGAGKTIVGIGVMQIVGAETLILVTNTLSIRQWRNEILDKTDIPPEDIGEYSGEVKEIRPITIATYNILTHRKKKGGDFTHFHLFGANNWGLIVYDEVHLLPAPVFRMTSELQAKRRLGLTATLVREDGLEEDVFSLIGPKKYDVPWKELESKSWIAEAKCKEIRVSMEDDLRLKYSIADDREKFRLASENPEKMKAIDLIMKKHSESHLLVIGQYINQLEEISKKFNIPLITGKTPLPERQTLYDAFRSGKIKSLVVSKVANFSIDLPDANIAIQVSGTFGSRQEEAQRLGRILRPKGHDNTAVFYSLISRDTNEERFGQNRQLFLTEQGYEYEIYTLDQFREAQEELAQLQLNNV, encoded by the coding sequence ATGAGTAAACCCTTAATCGTTCAGAGCGACAGAACCATGCTTTTAGAGGTAGATAATCCGGAATTTGAAGCCTGTCAAAGTGTAGTTTCCAAATTTGCCGAATTGGAAAAAAGCCCCGAATACCTTCACACATATAGAATTTCTCCGCTTTCCCTTTGGAACGCCGCATCGATCAAGATGTCTGCAGATGAAATTGTAGAATGTTTGGAAAAATTTTCCAGATATTCCGTTCCTAAAAACATAGTCAACGAAATCCGAGAACAGATCAGCCGGTACGGAAAGGTAAAGCTCGTTAAAGAAGAATCCGGGGAACTCGCAATTCTATCCAATGAAAAAGGATTTTTGCAAGAAATCGGAAATCATAGAGCTGTTCAACCGTTTATAGAATCTACTTTCCCAGATAAGATTTATATCAAAAAGGAATATCGTGGTCATATCAAACAGGCTTTGATCAAGATCGGTTTTCCAGTTGAAGACCTGGCCGGTTATGACGAAGGAAATAAATACGGATTTAACCTAAGACCTACAAGCATTAGTGGTAAAAAATTTGGAATGCGGGATTATCAAAGGGCCTGTGTGGAAGTATTTCACGCTGGGGGAGGGAACGAAGGTGGTTCCGGAGTTGTAGTACTTCCCTGTGGTGCTGGAAAAACCATCGTAGGAATCGGAGTGATGCAAATTGTAGGCGCTGAAACTTTGATTTTAGTTACAAACACACTTTCCATCCGTCAATGGAGAAATGAAATTCTAGATAAAACGGACATTCCTCCTGAAGATATAGGAGAATATTCTGGCGAAGTCAAAGAAATTCGTCCAATTACAATCGCGACTTATAATATTCTAACGCACCGAAAGAAAAAAGGCGGAGATTTTACACATTTTCATTTATTCGGAGCCAATAATTGGGGGTTAATCGTCTATGACGAGGTACATTTACTTCCTGCTCCTGTGTTTAGAATGACTTCCGAACTTCAGGCAAAAAGAAGACTCGGTCTGACTGCAACGCTTGTGAGAGAGGACGGTTTAGAAGAAGACGTATTCTCTCTGATTGGACCTAAAAAATACGACGTTCCTTGGAAGGAGCTGGAAAGTAAGTCTTGGATTGCAGAGGCAAAATGTAAAGAAATTCGAGTTAGTATGGAAGACGATCTTCGTCTGAAATATTCCATTGCGGACGATAGAGAAAAGTTCAGGCTGGCTTCTGAAAATCCGGAAAAGATGAAGGCGATCGATCTCATCATGAAAAAACATTCAGAGTCTCATTTGCTCGTAATTGGACAGTATATCAATCAATTAGAAGAAATATCAAAGAAATTTAATATTCCTTTGATTACCGGTAAAACTCCTCTTCCGGAAAGACAGACGTTGTATGACGCGTTCCGTTCCGGTAAAATCAAATCTCTCGTAGTGAGTAAGGTAGCGAACTTTTCAATCGACTTGCCGGATGCAAATATTGCGATCCAAGTTTCAGGCACTTTCGGTTCTAGACAAGAAGAGGCGCAGAGATTGGGTCGTATTTTAAGACCGAAAGGTCACGATAACACTGCCGTATTTTATTCTCTCATATCTAGAGATACAAACGAAGAACGTTTCGGACAAAATCGCCAGTTGTTTCTTACCGAACAAGGATATGAATACGAGATCTATACCTTGGATCAATTCAGAGAGGCTCAAGAAGAATTGGCTCAACTACAATTGAATAATGTCTAA
- a CDS encoding STAS domain-containing protein, whose amino-acid sequence MENFNTEILTQDTTCTIKIQGSISLKNAFALKELIIKKHGEGFTEIILDFSGDAYLDSSGIGAIFNSQKYVTERNGSLKLKNISRDVMTILKIANLDKHLDIIR is encoded by the coding sequence GTGGAAAATTTTAATACAGAAATTCTTACCCAAGACACAACTTGCACCATCAAAATCCAAGGCAGTATCAGCCTCAAAAACGCTTTTGCCCTCAAGGAATTGATTATCAAAAAACATGGAGAGGGTTTTACGGAAATCATTCTGGATTTTTCGGGAGACGCATATTTGGATTCCTCCGGAATTGGAGCCATTTTTAATTCCCAAAAATATGTAACGGAAAGAAACGGTTCTCTCAAACTCAAAAATATCAGTAGAGACGTTATGACTATTTTAAAAATCGCAAATTTAGACAAACATCTGGATATTATTCGTTAG